The stretch of DNA gtaaagttttgtaaaatggccccccatggacctgctccagaaaaaccactatttttcaactgccccatcggtgatcggggtacacagactattgcatgtgtcagttggatctccccctctgctctacattttgcagcaagtagtctgtaggaacctgagccccttctcccaaggattctcccttcgtaaaggattcggcccaataccgggtttggaagggttaaatctcaaaaaaatttcagcttccgtgtttacatgtaaaaaagtcacatgattttttggattcgcatttggtccggccaggaacgtggattcggctgaatctaaatcctgctgaaaaaggcagaatcttggttgaatactgaatcctagattcggtgcatccctagaaaatactgccctgatggaaggtgcccaacacatgggtatcatctagcattttaacctttttgtgttcttactgacattctattctaaacatttactagatgtatgtgggcaacagaaagagtagagccgtaccaatttagcaagaagtctcacaatctgagaagcactgagccttcctaatattacctaagggatatacaatctgagctgtaattagcatcgttgtatgcccattaaactgctcccagatgtctctttcttggaaataatcctttgcctaaatggcttacatgatcaatacctcccccaccgatcagataatcctggtgctggattttgttcccaaatctctacagatttccgtgcgtcatatgatttgtcaggaatctatatttgcccaggcagcaaacacagcaataTCGCTCACCTTTTTTAGCTGAGGAAGAACGCCTAACGGGCAAAACAGAGCCAGGCACCCCGCCGAGCTTTAGGCCTCCATTGCCTGCTGTAATCTGCTTCTTCTTGTGCTTGTGCCGTTTTAGCTGGTGTGCAGCCAGGGCTAGGGCGACCGTACCAAGAGCTGAGGCAAAAAGGACCTTTCGAAGACCAGGAGACAGCCTGAGTTGCAAGAATGTGGACTgcaaagacaaaaaatatatagattcattataataaccagctatggattttggaaaataataaatgtgtcttgtgactttgtggcaagcaagacaagggtacttcaaggtcaaagctcctaatgccttcccaccccaagcattcagaAAGCAACAGCCTGAAATTATTATAGTTTTAAGTATCTGAAAGGGTCACAAAATGCAACTAAGTCAACTGTGCGGCCCAGCCTACGCCAGAAAACTGGGTGACATAAATGTACACAGACGAATACAAAAGCGAACATAATCAGGGACATCTGGCTTGTGTGTCCAAAATAATGTGCCAAATAGCGTAGTGCTAGGTGCCCCCATGTCCTGCCTCTCCTATATGTACTTCTGCCTCAGGGAACTGCTCGCAAATTCACCTGATTTGTTGCAGTTGGTAACTCTGCTTGCATGTTAGCCCCTATGTCGGTGTTTTGTGCCAAACTTAGAATTGTTATTAGTGTTCCCAaatctccagctttcaaatccaGAACCCCCCTTGTAATTTGCATGGGGGATACAAGTGCCATTTATCATTTCACTTTCTCTTTCTGTACATCAGCAAACACAAAGCTTTATCTAATCCAGGAATCGAATGCGTGCCAAAAGAATGCAGACTTACCTGTCCAAAGGTTGTGTCCAAAAAAACTGGTATCTCTGCTACCGTCATGGCAAGGGCCTGAATGATGGACATCCCCTCTGCTCTCTGAAACGCCAAGGAAGCTTacttaaacaagattttttttctttttatttcagagCAGTAGCAGTAGTGTTATCCTTTTGGTCTCGCTAAGGCAAAGAACGTGGCACCTTCATGTGTCCCATCTTCAacctgga from Xenopus tropicalis strain Nigerian chromosome 8, UCB_Xtro_10.0, whole genome shotgun sequence encodes:
- the LOC101730485 gene encoding mitoguardin 2 yields the protein MSIIQALAMTVAEIPVFLDTTFGQSTFLQLRLSPGLRKVLFASALGTVALALAAHQLKRHKHKKKQITAGNGGLKLGGVPGSVLPVRRSSSAKKVHILATQAVSWSSKGPFWHGSWYGRPSPGCTPAKTAQAQEEADYSRQWRPKARRGAWLCFAR